A window of the Maniola hyperantus chromosome 16, iAphHyp1.2, whole genome shotgun sequence genome harbors these coding sequences:
- the Actn gene encoding alpha-actinin, sarcomeric isoform X2 — protein sequence MMMDNGVMNSYEFGDGYMEQEEEWEREGLLDPAWEKQQKKTFTAWCNSHLRKAGTGIDNIDEDFRNGLKLMLLLEVISGETLPKPDRGKMRFHKIANVNKALDFIASKGVKLVSIGAEEIVDGNLKMTLGMIWTIILRFAIQDISVEEMTAKEGLLLWCQRKTAPYKNVNVQNFHLSFKDGLAFCALIHRHRPDLIDYSKLSKDNPLENLNTAFDVAEKYLDIPRMLDPDDLQNTAMPDERAVMTYVSSYYHCFSGAQKAETAANRICKVLKVNQENERLMEEYERLASDLLDWIRRTMPWLNSRQTDNSLAGCQKKLEDYRTYRRKHKPPRVEQKAKLETNFNTLQTKLRLSNRPAYMPTEGKMVSDIAGAWKGLEIAEKAFEEWLLSEMMRLERLEYLAQKFKHKADIHEDWTRGKEEMLQSQDFRQCKLYDIKALKKKHEAFESDLAAHQDRVEQIAAIAQELNTLEYHEVASVNTRCQRICGQWDRLGALTQRRRLALDEAERVLEQIDLLHLEFAKRAAPFNNWLDGTREDLVDMFIVHTIEEISGLMDAHARFKATLGEADKEYQAIVNLVHQVESIVKQHQIPGGLENPYTTLTAHELNRKWSDVRQLVPQRDGTLAAELRKQQNNETLRRQFAEKANAVGPWIERQMDAVTAIGMGLQGSLEDQLHRLKEYEAGVYAYKPHIEELERIHQAVQEGMIFENRYSQYTMETLRVGWEQLLTSINRTINEVENQILTRDSKGITQEQLTEFRASFNHFDKNRTGRLAPEELKSCLVSVGYSIGKDRQGELDFQRILAVVDPNNTGYVSFDAFLDFMTRESTDTDTAEQVIDSFRILAGDKPYITADELRRELPPDQAEYCVARMPPYRGPNAPPHALDYMAFSTALYGETDL from the exons ACGTTTACAGCATGGTGCAACAGCCACCTGCGCAAAGCCGGCACCGGCATAGACAACATCGACGAGGACTTCCGCAACGGCCTCAAGCTGATGTTGCTGCTCGAGGTGATCTCCGGCGAGACGCTGCCCAAGCCCGACCGCGGCAAGATGCGCTTCCACAAGATCGCGAACGTCAACAAGGCGCTGGACTTTATTGCGTCCAAAG GCGTAAAATTGGTATCCATCGGTGCTGAGGAAATCGTTGATGGCAACCTTAAGATGACGCTTGGTATGATCTGGACCATCATCCTGAGATTCGCCATCCAGGACATCTCAGTAGAAGAAATGACCGCTAAG GAAGGTCTACTTCTCTGGTGCCAGCGTAAGACTGCGCCATACAAGAACGTCAATGTACAAAACTTCCACCTCTCCTTCAAGGATGGTCTAGCCTTCTGCGCCCTTATCCACAGGCACAGGCCAGACCTGATCGACTACAGCAAACTCTCCAAAGACAACCCACTCGAGAATTTGAACACCGCATTCGATGTCGCTGAGAAGTACCTTGACATCCCCCGCATGTTGGACCCTGACG ATCTGCAGAACACCGCCATGCCGGACGAGCGAGCTGTCATGACCTACGTCTCGTCCTACTACCATTGCTTCTCTGGCGCTCAGAAG GCTGAAACGGCCGCGAACCGTATTTGCAAAGTTCTCAAAGTCAACCAAGAGAATGAACGCCTCATGGAAGAGTACGAGCGTCTTGCCAGCGac CTATTGGACTGGATCCGGCGCACAATGCCATGGCTGAACAGCCGCCAGACTGACAATTCACTTGCCGGTTGCCAGAAGAAACTGGAAGATTACCGTACTTACAG GCGTAAGCACAAGCCACCACGCGTAGAGCAAAAGGCCAAGCTCGAGACCAACTTCAACACCTTGCAAACTAAACTGCGCCTGAGCAACCGCCCTGCCTACATGCCCACTGAGGGCAAGATGGTCTCT GACATCGCAGGAGCTTGGAAGGGCTTAGAAATCGCTGAGAAGGCCTTCGAGGAATGGCTTTTGAGTGAAATGATGCGCCTTGAGCGTCTTGAATACCTTGCGCAGAAGTTCAAGCACAAAGCAGACATCCACGAAGACTGGACCAGAG GAAAGGAAGAAATGCTCCAATCGCAAGACTTCCGCCAATGCAAGCTGTACGACATCAAGGCTCTGAAGAAGAAGCACGAGGCATTCGAGTCAGACCTCGCCGCACACCAAGACCGCGTTGAGCAAATTGCAGCCATCGCACAGGAATTGAA CACCCTAGAGTACCACGAGGTAGCGTCAGTGAACACTCGGTGCCAGCGTATCTGCGGGCAGTGGGACCGGCTCGGCGCGCTCACTCAGCGCCGCCGCCTCGCGCTCGACGAAGCGGAGCGCGTGCTCGAACAGATCGACCTCTTGCACCTCGAGTTCGCGAAACGCGCCGCTCCATTCAACAACTG GTTGGACGGCACCCGGGAGGATCTGGTGGACATGTTCATCGTGCACACCATCGAGGAGATCTCAGGGCTGATGGACGCGCACGCGCGCTTCAAGGCCACGCTGGGCGAGGCCGACAAGGAGTACCAGGCCATCGTCAATCTGGTGCACCAGGTCGAGTCCATCGTGAAGCAACACCAGATCCCTGGTGGCCTGGAGAACCCCTACACTACTCTTACAGCCCAC GAGCTGAACCGCAAATGGTCAGACGTCAGACAACTAGTCCCGCAACGCGACGGCACTCTCGCAGCCGAGTTGCGCAAGCAGCAGAACAACGAGACGCTGAGGCGCCAGTTCGCGGAGAAGGCCAACGCCGTCGGGCCCTGGATCGAGCGCCAGATGGACGCCGTCACCGCCATCGGAATGGGCTTACAG GGCTCGCTGGAGGACCAGCTGCACAGGCTGAAGGAGTACGAGGCGGGCGTGTACGCGTACAAGCCGCACATCGAGGAGCTCGAGCGCATCCACCAAGCCGTACAGGAGGGCATGATCTTCGAAAACAG ATATTCACAATACACAATGGAGACGCTGCGCGTGGGCTGGGAACAACTGCTGACATCCATCAACCGCACCATCAACGAGGTGGAGAACCAGATTCTAACGCGCGACTCCAAGGGCATTACACAGGAGCAGCTCACGGAGTTCCGTGCCTCCTTCAACCACTTCGACAAGAATCGCACCG GTCGCCTGGCACCTGAAGAGCTGAAATCGTGCCTGGTATCGGTAGGCTACAGCATCGGCAAGGACCGGCAAGGCGAGCTGGACTTCCAGCGCATCCTCGCCGTCGTCGACCCCAACAACACTG gctATGTATCATTTGATGCCTTCCTAGACTTCATGACGAGGGAATCCACAGACACAGATACTGCTGAGCAGGTCATAGACAGCTTTAGGATTTTGGCTGGTGACAAG CCGTACATAACAGCGGACGAATTGAGGCGCGAGCTGCCACCTGACCAGGCAGAATACTGCGTGGCGCGCATGCCGCCCTACCGTGGACCTAACGCGCCGCCGCACGCGCTCGACTACATGGCCTTCTCCACCGCGCTCTATGGCGAGACCGACCTCTAG
- the Actn gene encoding alpha-actinin, sarcomeric isoform X1, protein MMMDNGVMNSYEFGDGYMEQEEEWEREGLLDPAWEKQQKKTFTAWCNSHLRKAGTGIDNIDEDFRNGLKLMLLLEVISGETLPKPDRGKMRFHKIANVNKALDFIASKGVKLVSIGAEEIVDGNLKMTLGMIWTIILRFAIQDISVEEMTAKEGLLLWCQRKTAPYKNVNVQNFHLSFKDGLAFCALIHRHRPDLIDYSKLSKDNPLENLNTAFDVAEKYLDIPRMLDPDDLINTPKPDERAIMTYVSCYYHAFQGAQQAETAANRICKVLKVNQENERLMEEYERLASDLLDWIRRTMPWLNSRQTDNSLAGCQKKLEDYRTYRRKHKPPRVEQKAKLETNFNTLQTKLRLSNRPAYMPTEGKMVSDIAGAWKGLEIAEKAFEEWLLSEMMRLERLEYLAQKFKHKADIHEDWTRGKEEMLQSQDFRQCKLYDIKALKKKHEAFESDLAAHQDRVEQIAAIAQELNTLEYHEVASVNTRCQRICGQWDRLGALTQRRRLALDEAERVLEQIDLLHLEFAKRAAPFNNWLDGTREDLVDMFIVHTIEEISGLMDAHARFKATLGEADKEYQAIVNLVHQVESIVKQHQIPGGLENPYTTLTAHELNRKWSDVRQLVPQRDGTLAAELRKQQNNETLRRQFAEKANAVGPWIERQMDAVTAIGMGLQGSLEDQLHRLKEYEAGVYAYKPHIEELERIHQAVQEGMIFENRYSQYTMETLRVGWEQLLTSINRTINEVENQILTRDSKGITQEQLTEFRASFNHFDKNRTGRLAPEELKSCLVSVGYSIGKDRQGELDFQRILAVVDPNNTGYVSFDAFLDFMTRESTDTDTAEQVIDSFRILAGDKPYITADELRRELPPDQAEYCVARMPPYRGPNAPPHALDYMAFSTALYGETDL, encoded by the exons ACGTTTACAGCATGGTGCAACAGCCACCTGCGCAAAGCCGGCACCGGCATAGACAACATCGACGAGGACTTCCGCAACGGCCTCAAGCTGATGTTGCTGCTCGAGGTGATCTCCGGCGAGACGCTGCCCAAGCCCGACCGCGGCAAGATGCGCTTCCACAAGATCGCGAACGTCAACAAGGCGCTGGACTTTATTGCGTCCAAAG GCGTAAAATTGGTATCCATCGGTGCTGAGGAAATCGTTGATGGCAACCTTAAGATGACGCTTGGTATGATCTGGACCATCATCCTGAGATTCGCCATCCAGGACATCTCAGTAGAAGAAATGACCGCTAAG GAAGGTCTACTTCTCTGGTGCCAGCGTAAGACTGCGCCATACAAGAACGTCAATGTACAAAACTTCCACCTCTCCTTCAAGGATGGTCTAGCCTTCTGCGCCCTTATCCACAGGCACAGGCCAGACCTGATCGACTACAGCAAACTCTCCAAAGACAACCCACTCGAGAATTTGAACACCGCATTCGATGTCGCTGAGAAGTACCTTGACATCCCCCGCATGTTGGACCCTGACG ACCTTATAAACACGCCAAAGCCGGACGAACGCGCGATAATGACCTATGTGTCATGTTACTACCACGCGTTCCAAGGCGCGCAACAG GCTGAAACGGCCGCGAACCGTATTTGCAAAGTTCTCAAAGTCAACCAAGAGAATGAACGCCTCATGGAAGAGTACGAGCGTCTTGCCAGCGac CTATTGGACTGGATCCGGCGCACAATGCCATGGCTGAACAGCCGCCAGACTGACAATTCACTTGCCGGTTGCCAGAAGAAACTGGAAGATTACCGTACTTACAG GCGTAAGCACAAGCCACCACGCGTAGAGCAAAAGGCCAAGCTCGAGACCAACTTCAACACCTTGCAAACTAAACTGCGCCTGAGCAACCGCCCTGCCTACATGCCCACTGAGGGCAAGATGGTCTCT GACATCGCAGGAGCTTGGAAGGGCTTAGAAATCGCTGAGAAGGCCTTCGAGGAATGGCTTTTGAGTGAAATGATGCGCCTTGAGCGTCTTGAATACCTTGCGCAGAAGTTCAAGCACAAAGCAGACATCCACGAAGACTGGACCAGAG GAAAGGAAGAAATGCTCCAATCGCAAGACTTCCGCCAATGCAAGCTGTACGACATCAAGGCTCTGAAGAAGAAGCACGAGGCATTCGAGTCAGACCTCGCCGCACACCAAGACCGCGTTGAGCAAATTGCAGCCATCGCACAGGAATTGAA CACCCTAGAGTACCACGAGGTAGCGTCAGTGAACACTCGGTGCCAGCGTATCTGCGGGCAGTGGGACCGGCTCGGCGCGCTCACTCAGCGCCGCCGCCTCGCGCTCGACGAAGCGGAGCGCGTGCTCGAACAGATCGACCTCTTGCACCTCGAGTTCGCGAAACGCGCCGCTCCATTCAACAACTG GTTGGACGGCACCCGGGAGGATCTGGTGGACATGTTCATCGTGCACACCATCGAGGAGATCTCAGGGCTGATGGACGCGCACGCGCGCTTCAAGGCCACGCTGGGCGAGGCCGACAAGGAGTACCAGGCCATCGTCAATCTGGTGCACCAGGTCGAGTCCATCGTGAAGCAACACCAGATCCCTGGTGGCCTGGAGAACCCCTACACTACTCTTACAGCCCAC GAGCTGAACCGCAAATGGTCAGACGTCAGACAACTAGTCCCGCAACGCGACGGCACTCTCGCAGCCGAGTTGCGCAAGCAGCAGAACAACGAGACGCTGAGGCGCCAGTTCGCGGAGAAGGCCAACGCCGTCGGGCCCTGGATCGAGCGCCAGATGGACGCCGTCACCGCCATCGGAATGGGCTTACAG GGCTCGCTGGAGGACCAGCTGCACAGGCTGAAGGAGTACGAGGCGGGCGTGTACGCGTACAAGCCGCACATCGAGGAGCTCGAGCGCATCCACCAAGCCGTACAGGAGGGCATGATCTTCGAAAACAG ATATTCACAATACACAATGGAGACGCTGCGCGTGGGCTGGGAACAACTGCTGACATCCATCAACCGCACCATCAACGAGGTGGAGAACCAGATTCTAACGCGCGACTCCAAGGGCATTACACAGGAGCAGCTCACGGAGTTCCGTGCCTCCTTCAACCACTTCGACAAGAATCGCACCG GTCGCCTGGCACCTGAAGAGCTGAAATCGTGCCTGGTATCGGTAGGCTACAGCATCGGCAAGGACCGGCAAGGCGAGCTGGACTTCCAGCGCATCCTCGCCGTCGTCGACCCCAACAACACTG gctATGTATCATTTGATGCCTTCCTAGACTTCATGACGAGGGAATCCACAGACACAGATACTGCTGAGCAGGTCATAGACAGCTTTAGGATTTTGGCTGGTGACAAG CCGTACATAACAGCGGACGAATTGAGGCGCGAGCTGCCACCTGACCAGGCAGAATACTGCGTGGCGCGCATGCCGCCCTACCGTGGACCTAACGCGCCGCCGCACGCGCTCGACTACATGGCCTTCTCCACCGCGCTCTATGGCGAGACCGACCTCTAG
- the Actn gene encoding alpha-actinin, sarcomeric isoform X3: MMMDNGVMNSYEFGDGYMEQEEEWEREGLLDPAWEKQQKKTFTAWCNSHLRKAGTGIDNIDEDFRNGLKLMLLLEVISGETLPKPDRGKMRFHKIANVNKALDFIASKGVKLVSIGAEEIVDGNLKMTLGMIWTIILRFAIQDISVEEMTAKEGLLLWCQRKTAPYKNVNVQNFHLSFKDGLAFCALIHRHRPDLIDYSKLSKDNPLENLNTAFDVAEKYLDIPRMLDPDDLINTPKPDERAIMTYVSCYYHAFQGAQQVGVNTAMPDERAVMTYVSSYYHCFSGAQKAETAANRICKVLKVNQENERLMEEYERLASDLLDWIRRTMPWLNSRQTDNSLAGCQKKLEDYRTYRRKHKPPRVEQKAKLETNFNTLQTKLRLSNRPAYMPTEGKMVSDIAGAWKGLEIAEKAFEEWLLSEMMRLERLEYLAQKFKHKADIHEDWTRGKEEMLQSQDFRQCKLYDIKALKKKHEAFESDLAAHQDRVEQIAAIAQELNTLEYHEVASVNTRCQRICGQWDRLGALTQRRRLALDEAERVLEQIDLLHLEFAKRAAPFNNWLDGTREDLVDMFIVHTIEEISGLMDAHARFKATLGEADKEYQAIVNLVHQVESIVKQHQIPGGLENPYTTLTAHELNRKWSDVRQLVPQRDGTLAAELRKQQNNETLRRQFAEKANAVGPWIERQMDAVTAIGMGLQGSLEDQLHRLKEYEAGVYAYKPHIEELERIHQAVQEGMIFENRYSQYTMETLRVGWEQLLTSINRTINEVENQILTRDSKGITQEQLTEFRASFNHFDKNRTGRLAPEELKSCLVSVGYSIGKDRQGELDFQRILAVVDPNNTGYVSFDAFLDFMTRESTDTDTAEQVIDSFRILAGDKPYITADELRRELPPDQAEYCVARMPPYRGPNAPPHALDYMAFSTALYGETDL; this comes from the exons ACGTTTACAGCATGGTGCAACAGCCACCTGCGCAAAGCCGGCACCGGCATAGACAACATCGACGAGGACTTCCGCAACGGCCTCAAGCTGATGTTGCTGCTCGAGGTGATCTCCGGCGAGACGCTGCCCAAGCCCGACCGCGGCAAGATGCGCTTCCACAAGATCGCGAACGTCAACAAGGCGCTGGACTTTATTGCGTCCAAAG GCGTAAAATTGGTATCCATCGGTGCTGAGGAAATCGTTGATGGCAACCTTAAGATGACGCTTGGTATGATCTGGACCATCATCCTGAGATTCGCCATCCAGGACATCTCAGTAGAAGAAATGACCGCTAAG GAAGGTCTACTTCTCTGGTGCCAGCGTAAGACTGCGCCATACAAGAACGTCAATGTACAAAACTTCCACCTCTCCTTCAAGGATGGTCTAGCCTTCTGCGCCCTTATCCACAGGCACAGGCCAGACCTGATCGACTACAGCAAACTCTCCAAAGACAACCCACTCGAGAATTTGAACACCGCATTCGATGTCGCTGAGAAGTACCTTGACATCCCCCGCATGTTGGACCCTGACG ACCTTATAAACACGCCAAAGCCGGACGAACGCGCGATAATGACCTATGTGTCATGTTACTACCACGCGTTCCAAGGCGCGCAACAG gtaggtgta AACACCGCCATGCCGGACGAGCGAGCTGTCATGACCTACGTCTCGTCCTACTACCATTGCTTCTCTGGCGCTCAGAAG GCTGAAACGGCCGCGAACCGTATTTGCAAAGTTCTCAAAGTCAACCAAGAGAATGAACGCCTCATGGAAGAGTACGAGCGTCTTGCCAGCGac CTATTGGACTGGATCCGGCGCACAATGCCATGGCTGAACAGCCGCCAGACTGACAATTCACTTGCCGGTTGCCAGAAGAAACTGGAAGATTACCGTACTTACAG GCGTAAGCACAAGCCACCACGCGTAGAGCAAAAGGCCAAGCTCGAGACCAACTTCAACACCTTGCAAACTAAACTGCGCCTGAGCAACCGCCCTGCCTACATGCCCACTGAGGGCAAGATGGTCTCT GACATCGCAGGAGCTTGGAAGGGCTTAGAAATCGCTGAGAAGGCCTTCGAGGAATGGCTTTTGAGTGAAATGATGCGCCTTGAGCGTCTTGAATACCTTGCGCAGAAGTTCAAGCACAAAGCAGACATCCACGAAGACTGGACCAGAG GAAAGGAAGAAATGCTCCAATCGCAAGACTTCCGCCAATGCAAGCTGTACGACATCAAGGCTCTGAAGAAGAAGCACGAGGCATTCGAGTCAGACCTCGCCGCACACCAAGACCGCGTTGAGCAAATTGCAGCCATCGCACAGGAATTGAA CACCCTAGAGTACCACGAGGTAGCGTCAGTGAACACTCGGTGCCAGCGTATCTGCGGGCAGTGGGACCGGCTCGGCGCGCTCACTCAGCGCCGCCGCCTCGCGCTCGACGAAGCGGAGCGCGTGCTCGAACAGATCGACCTCTTGCACCTCGAGTTCGCGAAACGCGCCGCTCCATTCAACAACTG GTTGGACGGCACCCGGGAGGATCTGGTGGACATGTTCATCGTGCACACCATCGAGGAGATCTCAGGGCTGATGGACGCGCACGCGCGCTTCAAGGCCACGCTGGGCGAGGCCGACAAGGAGTACCAGGCCATCGTCAATCTGGTGCACCAGGTCGAGTCCATCGTGAAGCAACACCAGATCCCTGGTGGCCTGGAGAACCCCTACACTACTCTTACAGCCCAC GAGCTGAACCGCAAATGGTCAGACGTCAGACAACTAGTCCCGCAACGCGACGGCACTCTCGCAGCCGAGTTGCGCAAGCAGCAGAACAACGAGACGCTGAGGCGCCAGTTCGCGGAGAAGGCCAACGCCGTCGGGCCCTGGATCGAGCGCCAGATGGACGCCGTCACCGCCATCGGAATGGGCTTACAG GGCTCGCTGGAGGACCAGCTGCACAGGCTGAAGGAGTACGAGGCGGGCGTGTACGCGTACAAGCCGCACATCGAGGAGCTCGAGCGCATCCACCAAGCCGTACAGGAGGGCATGATCTTCGAAAACAG ATATTCACAATACACAATGGAGACGCTGCGCGTGGGCTGGGAACAACTGCTGACATCCATCAACCGCACCATCAACGAGGTGGAGAACCAGATTCTAACGCGCGACTCCAAGGGCATTACACAGGAGCAGCTCACGGAGTTCCGTGCCTCCTTCAACCACTTCGACAAGAATCGCACCG GTCGCCTGGCACCTGAAGAGCTGAAATCGTGCCTGGTATCGGTAGGCTACAGCATCGGCAAGGACCGGCAAGGCGAGCTGGACTTCCAGCGCATCCTCGCCGTCGTCGACCCCAACAACACTG gctATGTATCATTTGATGCCTTCCTAGACTTCATGACGAGGGAATCCACAGACACAGATACTGCTGAGCAGGTCATAGACAGCTTTAGGATTTTGGCTGGTGACAAG CCGTACATAACAGCGGACGAATTGAGGCGCGAGCTGCCACCTGACCAGGCAGAATACTGCGTGGCGCGCATGCCGCCCTACCGTGGACCTAACGCGCCGCCGCACGCGCTCGACTACATGGCCTTCTCCACCGCGCTCTATGGCGAGACCGACCTCTAG